Part of the Vicinamibacterales bacterium genome, GCGCGCCAACCTCGAGGCCTGGCACTCGGACCTGAAGGCCGACCTCGGCGAGGGCTTCGCCATCTATCCCGACCACAACCTTCACATGCTGCTCTACGCCGCGTCGATGGACGGCCAGGGCGCCATCGCCACGCAGGCCGGCAAGGACTACACCAAGCGCACGAGCGACACCATGTACCAGGCGCTGACGCTGATTCGCTTCGGCCGCTTCGACGAAGTCGTGGAGATCACCAGGCGCCCGGAACGCGAAATCCCGGCCGCCGCCTTCGACTTCTCACAGGGCTACGCCAAGCTGAAGTTGGGCGAGCCGGAGTTCGCCAAGGCCTACCTGGCCAAGGTGAAGAAGATCGCCGAGACCTCGAAGCAGGAGTTCCGCAGCCACTCGGCGTCAGCGCTGGTCGGCGTGATGGCCGGCATTCTCGACGGCGAAATTACGCGGATGGGCGGGGACGTGTCCGGCGCGATCGCCAGGTTCGAGGAAGCCGTAAAGCTGGATGACAAGTTGGAGTACGACGAGCCGGAGCCGCTGCCGTTCCCGGCGCGCCACTGGCTGGGCGCGGCCTTGATTGAGGCCAGGCGCCACGCCGACGCCGAGGCCGTGTATCGCGAAGACCTGAAACAGCACCCGCACAACGGCTGGTCGCTGCTCGGCCTGCAGCAGGCGCTGAAGGCGCAGGGCAAGACGGATCCGGCGGTGGACGACGACCTCGCCAGGAGCTGGGCGCGCTCCGACACCTGGACCCGGTCGTCGCGGTTCTAGTGTAGGCCGCCCGCGTTCACCTGCGGCGCGGGCGCGATAATTGCAGCCGAAGCAGGAGGAGATTTCACATGTTCCTCTTGCTTCGGTTGCTCATCAACGCCGGCGCCCTCTGGGCCGCCACTACCCTGGTGGACGGCATCTCGTTTACCGGCAGTACCGGCCGCTTCTTCGTCGTCGCCCTCATCTTCGGCCTGCTGAACGCCCTCGTCCGCCCAATCCTGCTTCTCCTGTCACTTCCGCTCTTGATCCTGACGCTCGGCCTGTTCACGTTCGTGCTGAACGCGTTTGTTCTCATGATGCTGAGCGGATTGTCGGAGAGTCTCGGGCTCGGCTTCCACGTTGCGGGGTTCTTCCCGGCCTTCGTCGGCGCGCTGATTGTCACGATCGTGAGCTTCCTGCTATCGATGTTTCTCGTTGCAGAGACAGAACGCTCGATGAAGAAGTAGCTGTGAGAGAACGCCAGAGCCCTCTCTCGGATGCGGGCTCGTTCGTCGTCGCGTGGGCGCCATTGGTACCCCCAGGCGCCCACGGGCCTCTCTGCCACAATGCGTGAGCGCGCCCACTCGGCCCATCGGAAATCCAGAATCGGCGTAATCTGCGTAATCTGCGGCCAAGACAAGAGTGAAGGAGATCCCAATGATCGACCGCTACACGAAAGTGGTACTGACGCTGATAGCAACGGCGCTGGTGTACCTCTGCGTTGTCCTCACGCCGATCCCCGCCGTGCAGGCGCAGTCTTCTCCGCGGCCGGGCGAGCCTACTGGCCCCGCGCAAGTGGTGATCGTCGGCTGGCGTGGCGCCCCGGGCGACACCGTCCCGGTCACGGTGACGGCGCCGGTCCAGGTCACCGGGCGGGTCATCACCGAAAAGGCCGGCGAGCGCGCCGACCGCGTCGTGCTCGTCGGCTGGGAAGAGGGCGGCACGCGTGACGGCAAACCCGCTGCCCAGGTGCGGTCGATCACTCCTGGAGCGCCGGGGTTCCCGGTGGTGCAGAAATAGGGAATCCTCCGGAGCGGCGAGCGCGCCCTCGGCGGCTGGCGGGCACGTCCTTTGCTCAGCAATTCGGGCGGAGGACGGACAATGCCCACACCAATCCCAGACCCGAAGAGCCCGGCGAGCAAGCCGCATGGCACCACGGACGATCAGATCAAGGAAATGGAAAACGAGGGGCAGGCGGCCTCGAGCCAGGCGACGCCGGAGGACGCCCCCAGCCCGAGGTCGGAGTTCGACAAGACCATGAGCGACCAGGACATCGACACCGCCGGCACCGACGCCGAGAAGCCGTAACCCATGGCAAAGCACGACCCAAATCAGCACCGGCGACACCGCAATCTGGAAGTCCCCGGCGACGTGCGGGCTATCCGATCGAGGATGCCGTCATGAGCGAACGCGTTGTCGTCCGCGACATCGCCAAGCGCATCGGCAGGAAATCGTAGGGTGGAGCGGGGCACGGGATATGCACTGGGATCTGGAGGAGGATCCTATGTTTTCGCGCGCGCTACTTACTCTCTCAGTCGTGGCTCTGGCCACACCCGTGATCTTCGCGTCCGGCGCTGACCAAGCTCAGGCGGCACGCATGCGCTTCGAGGCCATGGATCAGAACCGCGACGGCGTCATCTCGCGCGACGAGTGGCAGGGTTCGGCACGCTCGTTCCAGGTCCACGACTGGAATGGCGACGGGCGGTTGTCTGGCGACGAAATCCGCATAGGCGCCCAGCGCAACAGCGACCTCGAAGGCGCCGACCACAACCCCGGCCGGGCCGAGCGGTTCCTCGCCTGGACGGCGGCGGGCTTCACCAGCCTGGACCACAACCGCGATGGCCGCGTCACGGCCAACGAATGGCACTACGATCTCGAAACGTTCCGCCGCGCGGACCGCAACCGCGACGAGGCGCTCACCCGTAACGAGTTCCTGAACGCCGACGACGCGGAGTGGGACGATGACCGGGGCGACAGCTTCGATGACCTCGACGTGAACAACAACGGGCGCGTGGAGCGCAACGAGTGGCACACGGGTGCCGCGGCCTTCACCTGGCTGGACCGCAACGGCGACGGCGTGTTGAGCCGGTTCGAAGTCGTGGGCACGCAGCCGAGCGCCGACACCTACGATTAGTTCGCCAACCTCGACGTCGATCGCAACGGCAGCCTCGCGCAGAGCGAGTGGCACTGGTCACGTAACAGCTTCACCCAGCGCGACACCAACCGCGACGGCCGGCTTACCCGCCGCGAATTCGACGCCGCCGGTGGCGCACCGCTGACGGCATCAGGCGCGGGTTCGCAAACCGTGCACGTGAACGCGCAGCAGCGCTGGACCGACGCGATGCTGGACGTCCGTGCCGGCGACACGCTGACCTTCGACGCCAGCGGCTCCATCCAGATGAGCGATGACGACAACGACACCGCCACGCCGGCCGGTTCCCGCAGGGGCCGCACGGCGCCCGATGCGCCGGTGCTCAAGCAGCTCGCCGGCGGTCTCATCATGCGGATTGACGACTACGGTCCGATCTTCGTCGGCGCGCGCCGCACGATCACGGCGCCGGTCAGCGGTCGCTTGTATCTGGGCGTGAACGACGATCACCTGCCGGACAACCGCGGCGAGCTCGTGGTCACGGTGGGCGTGCGCGGCCGCACGTCGCGCTAACCAGAACCTGGCGGGAGGAGCGGTGTTTCCCATTTGTCGGGAGACACCGACTTCCTGTCGGGAGGGATCCGACGGGCTGTCGGGAACCCGATCCCCAGCGCAATGTAGTATCCGGCTTTAGCCGGATAACTCTCCTGTGCTAAGCTTGAAAGTCTGTCGCGCCCATAGCTCAGCTGGATAGAGCGTCTGGCTACGAACCAGGAGGTCGCATGTTCGAATCATGCTGGGCGCACCAAGATTTCCTAAGGAAATCCGCAAGTCTGCACTCCTCGCCGATCTCGTCGGCGAGCCTGACTGACAAATGACTGACAATCGGTAGCGGTTCACCGTTGCCTCCGGTTGCCTCTACTCGCCTACTGCCCGGTCTTCCGGCCGGTCTTCATTAGAAGCTGTCGTCTCTAGCCGCAGCTGACGGCGACGTTCCCATACTCCGTTCAGTGCCCTCCTCATTTCTTCGTCCGTGATGTTTAGATACCGCTGCGTCGTCTTGATGTCGGAATGGCCGAGCATCAGCTGAATGACGCGGATGTCGACGCCGTCCGCCAGTAGCCGGCAGGCGCCTTCGTGACGGAGATCGTGCCAATGAAGGTCGATCTCTCTGAGCTTCTCGCGATCGACCCGAACCCCGGGCTTTGCTCGCTTGGTCGGGTGCCCATTGGCGACGAGCAGCAGCGATTCCCATGCGGTCTTGAAGCTGTCCTGGAACTCGCCCTCGGTTGAGCCGAACACAAACGCGGATGGTCCCAATTCCGCTCGGCGTTTCAGGATCGGAGCAAGACGGCCCTTCGGATCGAATGGAATCCGTCGGTTCTCCGAGTCCTTCGCATTCACGCCTCGAATCAGAATCTGATGCTGCGTGCGATCCACGTCGCGGTTCTGCATGCGAAGCATCTCACCCTGCCGGCAACAGGTTTCAAGTGCCGCGATGATCCGATCGTGCATCGCGGGTCCCGTCCACTTGTGTTCGGCCGTGTTCATCGTCAGACACGCGAAGAGCAGTGTCTGCTCCTCGTCGCGGTGAACGCGCCGATCCCTCTTCGTCTCGTCGCGTGCTCTGATGCTCACGCCGAAGCGATGAAACGGACTCGTCGAGAGCAGCGGCGGCTCCTGGAAGCGTCCCCAATTGATCGCCGCTCGCAGAACTCCGAGAGCACGGTTCACGGTCGCGACCTCGTGTCCCTTCCGGAACGCTGCCTTGAACCGGGTGATCTCGGGTGCCTTCTCGAGAGCCGCGACCGGAAGCTCTCCCAGCGATGCTTTCAGCGACTTGATGTGGCCGGCCACCGTGTTCGCGCTCTTGAGACCTTCCGCTTCCACGTAGCCTGTGTAGTACTGGTCGAGGAAGGCCGCCACCGTGAGGACGGTCTCGGTCTGCTGCTTTGGCTTGGTTGGCGGCACACGCGGATCGCGGCCAGCGATGATCTCGCCCAGAAATTTCGGTTCCCAGACGCGTTCCGCCGTCTGCTTTGACGTAATCGGCTCTGTCGCTCCACGCACGAGCGCAAAGTCATCAACAGGCATGCGCCACCGCTTGCCTTGGTGCATTGTGTCGAACCACCACGGATGATCGCATCGCGGGCTTGCGCGACATCCCTTCGGCTTACAGATCTTGCGAACAGACATATTTACTTCTCCTTTCGTTATGACAGTCTCGTCGGTGCTCCTCTCTTGATCCAATCGAGCACGTCGCTCGGGTGAAACCTCCTTCCTCTGACGCCGAATCGCTGTGAGACGAGCAGCCCGCGCAAGTACGCGCGTCGTACCGTCTCCTCGTGACATCCGACATATTGAGCAACTTCGAACGCCGTCATCAACCGATCCGGCAGTGTGGTTGGCTGCGCTGCTCGATGCGCAACTGGATTCGAATCTCCTTCAACATTCTCGGATGCCGCAAAAGTGCTCCGTTTCATGTTCTCCTCCGATCGAACCGCTGGAGTTGAACGAGCCCGGCGCCGCATTGAAGCGCGCGCAAGGCTCGTCGTTCCGCGGCGATCGTTGGCGGCATCCGTCGCAAACGACGCTAGCAATGTGGTCCGCGCAGACAAGTTCGCTCTGATCGCGAACGCGTCGAGGCGGTGAAGGTTAGGTGCGGTGCGCTAGGCCTTGAGGCGAGAGCGATAAAGCGCTCCGCGTCGGATGACCGAGGCGGAGGAGGGTTGCCAGTTGTGACAACTGGCGAGCGATGCGTGCAGGATACGCCGACTCGAATCGATGGTCAACCTCATCAATCCAAAGAGCCGTTCCCTTGATTTCCCCGCTCTGCCACAGTGGGCGCTGGACCGCAGTGTTGGGGTCTAAAATGCCTGGATGACCAATGAAGAAGATGTCGACCGCGAAGCGAAAGACCACGATGATGCCCTTCTGAAGGAGATGCTTGATCGAAAGCCATCGCCTTTCACGGAGTTATTCACCGCCACGCCTGACGGCCCAAATGCACAGCTCAATCCATCCCTAATCTCGCAATCAGGTCACCTCGACGATTATTTTCGCGTTGCTCGCGAGATTGCGGAGGGATTGCCTGACGACGTTCCCGCCATCGAGATGCGACTCTTTCCACTGCTGCTTAACTACCGACACGCAGTCGAGCTCGCGTTAAAGTACGCATTGGTGAATCTCGTCCGACGCATTCGAACGGACGACGCGACCTATCAGTATCAAATCCCAACTCACCACAAACTAGGTCCGCTACTCGACGAGGTTCTCCGCCTCCATGCGCTCGCGCACCCGATGCTCGAGAAGAGCACGGGTGCTGTCGACCCACCATCGACACAAGCACAGGGCTTTATTCGAGAGCTAGACGTTCTGGATCCATCTGGGATGGCGTTTCGATACGTGCACGATAAGCCCAAAGGGACCAATCCTCCGGCTCGCCTGATCGGCAAGGTAACCGACATCGGCGTCGAAGCGCTGATTGCGGGAATGACTCATATCGAAAAGGAGCTGCTCTGGTATATCTCAATGATCGAGAACAGCACAGATTTGTGGGAACAATGGACCGCCGACATGATGGCTGACCTAGGTTGGTAGTATCTGTCTTTCGAGTCTAGACGTTTTTTACGCCCCAAGGACCGGACCTAAAGAACAGCCGCTGCGGTTCGCCAGCACCTCTAAGTAGAGCATCGCAGAGACAGAATGAATGGAGATCTGAAAAATACTCCACGATGTAGTCGTATTCGGCTACGGTCTTTGACACGTCCAGCTCAACACCTAAAACCTTGAGGATGTCCATCATGCAGTCGGCGATATTTGCAACGGACTGGTTATAGATCAACTCAAACGTCGAAGAAGGCACATTGAGAACACCCGCCACGCCCGTGTGCGAGGCGAAGTTTCGCATGTCGTACCCGTGAGCGACCTTGAGCTGTGCTTCTGGACCAACTGCTTTGGCGCGCTCCTTGAGCTTCATTCCGCTCCAATGGTCCGGCGGCTTACCCCACAACTTCTGTGTCTGCGCGTCAATGCGGGCGCCCTCCTTTGCGATGAATCCTCGGTGCGGCAATGCTGCCGAGGGCGACTCGTCTAGTTCGGGATACTCCAGAAAGAAGCGGTCGGTCCTCTTGGCGCTCAAGAGCTTCTGATACTCACCAAATGCGAACAAACGCTGTGGGCCGTCGGCAATGACGTTCTGATGGAGCAGCCTTATGTCTAGCCAAAGCTCGATG contains:
- a CDS encoding phage holin family protein, whose product is MFLLLRLLINAGALWAATTLVDGISFTGSTGRFFVVALIFGLLNALVRPILLLLSLPLLILTLGLFTFVLNAFVLMMLSGLSESLGLGFHVAGFFPAFVGALIVTIVSFLLSMFLVAETERSMKK
- a CDS encoding site-specific integrase encodes the protein MPVDDFALVRGATEPITSKQTAERVWEPKFLGEIIAGRDPRVPPTKPKQQTETVLTVAAFLDQYYTGYVEAEGLKSANTVAGHIKSLKASLGELPVAALEKAPEITRFKAAFRKGHEVATVNRALGVLRAAINWGRFQEPPLLSTSPFHRFGVSIRARDETKRDRRVHRDEEQTLLFACLTMNTAEHKWTGPAMHDRIIAALETCCRQGEMLRMQNRDVDRTQHQILIRGVNAKDSENRRIPFDPKGRLAPILKRRAELGPSAFVFGSTEGEFQDSFKTAWESLLLVANGHPTKRAKPGVRVDREKLREIDLHWHDLRHEGACRLLADGVDIRVIQLMLGHSDIKTTQRYLNITDEEMRRALNGVWERRRQLRLETTASNEDRPEDRAVGE